A segment of the Desulfitobacterium dehalogenans ATCC 51507 genome:
TGCGGTCTCAATGATTGCTCGGGCAATAGGCGCTGAAGCCCCTCCCCCGGTACCCCCATTCTCGACAAGGACTGCTACAGCGATCTGGGGATGTTCCGCCGGAGCAAAAGCAATATACCAAGCATGGGTCCTAACATTTCCTCCCGGTTCAGCCGAACCCGTTTTGGCGGCTACCTGAAACCCAACAATTCCGCCAGGAGCCGCTGTCCCCTCATTAACAGCCGTGATCATGGCACTTTTAATCCTTTCCGCTTCTTGAGAAGAGAGAGGGGTTAACCAGGGCTCGGGTTTCTTCCTATAGAGTACATTCTGGTCCTCATCCATCACCTGTTCCACAATGTGGGGTTTCATAATCACCCCTTCGTTGGCGATGCCTGCTGTAATCAGGGCCATATGGAAGGGTGAAACCAAGACTTCTCCCTGCCCGAAAGCACTGGCCGCCAGCAGATTATCATCCATGCGGTGAGGCACCGCTTCTTCATTGGTCAAGGTACTGCGCTTCACCGGCAATTCGAAAGGTATCTCCTGGCCAAACCCGAAGGATTTGGCCGCTTCCAGAAAAACCTTATCTCCCGCTTCCACACCAAAGGATGCAAAATAGGTATTGCAGGACTCAGCCAAAGCGAGGTTATAATTCACCCAGCCATGGGCTTTGTCATTTTGTTCACGGATCACTTGTCCATTGATCACCGCTGTACCTGTACAATGATAGAGATCGCTTGTATCGATTCCTGCCCGCAGGAGTGCCGCAGAAGTCATGACCTTTAAAGTGGACCCTGGTGTATAAAGAGCAAAGGCATGATTTAAAAAGGGACTCCCCGGATTCTTACTGATGTTCTCCCAGTTCTCATCTATTTTATTTCCGTCAAAACTCGGCTGACTGACTAGGGCCAGGACTTCCCCATTGCGAGGGTTGATGGCCACCGCCGAACCAATCTTTCCTTTTAAGCCTTCATAGGCAATCTTTTGCAAACCATAATCCAAAGTAAGGACCACATCATTGCCCCGGCGGGGAAGCTGGAATACCTGCTCCAGGGTCTGTTGTGCCGTAGCATCTTTGATCCCTAAAAGCCAATCTCCGAGATAAGCCTCCAATCCGG
Coding sequences within it:
- a CDS encoding peptidoglycan D,D-transpeptidase FtsI family protein, with the protein product MKKGLRNVAIGFSLSIIGLSFGLVYWQVVRSTELMDNPANRRLILMEQRVVRGGIFDRNGEVLAQTEVNEDKKTRIYPKGEALEPLIGYATLLRGSAGLEAYLGDWLLGIKDATAQQTLEQVFQLPRRGNDVVLTLDYGLQKIAYEGLKGKIGSAVAINPRNGEVLALVSQPSFDGNKIDENWENISKNPGSPFLNHAFALYTPGSTLKVMTSAALLRAGIDTSDLYHCTGTAVINGQVIREQNDKAHGWVNYNLALAESCNTYFASFGVEAGDKVFLEAAKSFGFGQEIPFELPVKRSTLTNEEAVPHRMDDNLLAASAFGQGEVLVSPFHMALITAGIANEGVIMKPHIVEQVMDEDQNVLYRKKPEPWLTPLSSQEAERIKSAMITAVNEGTAAPGGIVGFQVAAKTGSAEPGGNVRTHAWYIAFAPAEHPQIAVAVLVENGGTGGGASAPIARAIIETALRQKAGDNS